One genomic segment of Streptomyces sp. NBC_00239 includes these proteins:
- a CDS encoding MafI family immunity protein, translating into MQYPPYRTAIEELLEDSPITREDVIKNVREFLIVGEYGLAFDTMCSWIYEDDLVISSSYHGRLRELAEDMDAVEVVENLQEHIHDE; encoded by the coding sequence ATGCAGTATCCGCCCTACCGTACCGCGATCGAGGAACTCCTAGAGGACTCACCGATCACTCGCGAGGATGTGATCAAGAATGTTCGCGAATTCTTGATAGTGGGCGAGTATGGACTGGCCTTCGATACCATGTGCAGCTGGATTTACGAGGATGATCTTGTGATCTCTTCCTCGTATCATGGTCGACTGCGGGAACTCGCGGAAGATATGGACGCTGTAGAAGTTGTGGAGAATCTCCAAGAGCACATCCACGACGAGTGA
- a CDS encoding TIGR03842 family LLM class F420-dependent oxidoreductase — protein sequence MDFGLVLQTDPPASQVISLMKRAERNGFRYGWTFDSAVLWQEPFVIYSQILANTQRMHVGPMVTNPGTRTWEVTASTFATLNDMYGNRTVCGIGRGDSAMRVAGRAPNTLARLGEAIDVIRDLAEGREAQVDGNPIRIPWIRDGKLPVWMAAYGPKALALAGQKADGFILQLADPFLTEWMVKAVRQAATEVGRDPASITICVAAPAYVTSDDSPEALAHARDQCRWFGGMVGNHVADLVSRYGEHSSMVPDELTEYIKARQGYDYSHHGRAGNPSTDFVPDEIVDRFCLLGPPEAHIEKLRALRALGVDQFAVYDMHDAREATIDAYGSDIIPLFD from the coding sequence ATGGACTTCGGACTCGTCCTGCAGACCGACCCGCCCGCCTCCCAGGTCATCAGCCTCATGAAGCGCGCCGAGCGCAACGGGTTCCGCTACGGCTGGACCTTCGACTCCGCGGTCCTCTGGCAGGAACCGTTCGTCATCTACAGCCAGATCCTCGCCAACACCCAGCGCATGCACGTGGGCCCGATGGTCACGAACCCAGGTACGCGTACCTGGGAGGTCACCGCCTCCACCTTCGCCACCCTGAACGACATGTACGGCAACCGCACCGTCTGCGGGATCGGGCGCGGCGACTCGGCGATGCGGGTCGCCGGGCGCGCGCCCAACACCCTGGCACGCCTGGGCGAGGCCATCGACGTCATCCGGGACCTCGCCGAGGGACGCGAAGCGCAGGTCGACGGCAACCCGATCCGCATCCCCTGGATCCGAGACGGGAAGCTGCCCGTCTGGATGGCCGCGTACGGACCCAAGGCGCTGGCGCTGGCCGGGCAGAAGGCCGACGGCTTCATCCTCCAGCTCGCCGACCCGTTCCTTACGGAGTGGATGGTCAAGGCGGTACGGCAGGCCGCGACCGAGGTGGGCCGAGACCCGGCGTCCATCACCATCTGCGTGGCCGCCCCGGCGTACGTCACGTCCGACGACTCGCCCGAGGCCCTCGCCCACGCCCGCGACCAGTGCCGCTGGTTCGGCGGAATGGTCGGCAACCACGTCGCCGACCTCGTCTCCCGCTACGGCGAGCACTCCTCCATGGTCCCCGACGAACTCACCGAGTACATCAAGGCCCGCCAGGGCTACGACTACAGCCACCACGGCCGCGCCGGGAATCCGTCCACGGACTTCGTCCCCGACGAGATCGTCGACCGCTTCTGTCTTCTGGGCCCGCCGGAGGCCCACATTGAGAAACTGCGAGCCCTGCGTGCCCTCGGCGTCGATCAGTTCGCCGTCTACGACATGCACGACGCGCGGGAAGCAACCATCGACGCGTACGGCTCCGATATCATCCCGTTGTTCGACTGA
- the hydA gene encoding dihydropyrimidinase, with protein sequence MTRTLITGGLVITAAEELHADVLIEGGRVVAMATTGSQDWTADRVIDASRKYVIPGGVDAHTHMELPFGGTFASDTFETGTRAAAWGGTTTIIDFAVQSQGQSLRSGLDTWYGKADGKCAIDYAFHMIVSDVNEHTLKEMDGLVEEGVSSFKLFMAYPGVFYSDDGQILRAMQRASSNGGLIMMHAENGLAIDVLVEQALARGETDPRFHGEVRKALLEAEATHRAIQLARVAGAPLYVVHVSAEEAVAELAAARDKGLPVFGETCPQYLFLSTDNLAEPDFEGAKYVCSTPLRPREHQAALWRGLRTNDLQVVSTDHCPFCFRGQKELGRGDFSKIPNGLPGVENRMDLLHQAVVDGHISRHRWIEIACATPARMFGLYPQKGTVAPGSDADIVIYDPHAEQVISAETHHMNVDYSAYEGKRITGRVDTVFSRGELVIDRREYVGRAGHGAFAHRSTCQYL encoded by the coding sequence ATGACCAGAACTCTCATTACCGGCGGCCTTGTGATCACCGCTGCCGAAGAGCTGCACGCGGATGTTCTGATCGAGGGCGGCCGCGTCGTGGCGATGGCGACCACAGGCAGCCAGGACTGGACGGCCGATCGGGTGATCGATGCCTCCCGGAAATATGTGATCCCGGGTGGGGTCGACGCGCACACCCACATGGAGCTGCCATTCGGTGGCACCTTCGCGTCGGACACGTTCGAGACCGGGACGCGAGCCGCGGCCTGGGGCGGTACGACTACGATCATCGACTTCGCGGTCCAATCGCAAGGGCAATCCCTGCGATCTGGTTTGGACACCTGGTACGGAAAGGCCGACGGTAAATGCGCGATCGACTATGCATTTCACATGATCGTGTCGGACGTCAACGAGCACACGCTCAAGGAAATGGACGGGCTCGTCGAAGAAGGCGTAAGTTCGTTTAAATTGTTTATGGCATATCCGGGAGTGTTTTATTCGGATGACGGTCAGATCCTGCGCGCGATGCAGCGGGCGTCCTCCAACGGCGGCCTGATCATGATGCACGCGGAGAACGGCCTTGCCATCGACGTCCTCGTCGAACAGGCGCTGGCGCGCGGTGAGACGGATCCGCGCTTCCACGGCGAGGTCCGCAAGGCGCTGCTGGAGGCGGAGGCCACGCACCGGGCGATCCAGCTCGCCCGGGTGGCCGGTGCCCCGCTGTACGTCGTCCACGTATCGGCGGAGGAGGCGGTCGCCGAACTGGCCGCGGCCCGCGACAAGGGGCTCCCGGTCTTCGGCGAGACCTGCCCGCAGTACCTCTTCCTCTCCACCGACAACCTCGCCGAACCGGACTTCGAGGGCGCCAAGTACGTCTGCTCCACCCCGCTGCGGCCGCGCGAGCATCAGGCGGCGCTGTGGCGGGGGCTGCGGACGAACGACCTCCAGGTGGTCTCCACCGACCACTGCCCGTTCTGCTTCCGCGGCCAAAAGGAGCTGGGCCGCGGGGACTTCTCCAAGATCCCGAACGGGCTGCCGGGGGTGGAGAACCGCATGGACCTCCTCCATCAGGCCGTCGTCGACGGACACATCAGCCGCCACCGCTGGATCGAGATCGCCTGCGCCACCCCGGCCCGGATGTTCGGCCTGTACCCCCAGAAGGGCACCGTCGCCCCCGGCTCGGACGCGGACATCGTCATCTACGACCCGCACGCCGAGCAGGTCATCTCCGCCGAGACCCACCACATGAACGTGGACTATTCGGCGTACGAGGGCAAGCGGATCACCGGACGCGTCGACACTGTGTTCTCGCGCGGCGAACTCGTCATCGACCGCCGTGAGTACGTGGGCCGGGCCGGCCACGGGGCCTTCGCCCACCGTTCCACCTGCCAGTACCTCTAG
- a CDS encoding aspartate aminotransferase family protein has translation MPDWMALYYDRPLEITHGEGRHVWDAEGNRYLDFFAGILTTMTAHALPEVTKAVADQAGRIIHSSTLYLNRPMVELAERVAALSGIPDARVFFTTSGTEANDAALLLATTYRRSNQVLAMRNSYHGRSFSTVSITGNRGWSPTSLSPLQTLYVHGAVRTRGPFAALTDAQFTEACVADLQDVLGQTRGSVAALIAEPIQGIGGFTSPPDGLYAAFREVLDRHGILWISDEVQTGWGRTGDHFWGWQAHAENGPPDILTFAKGIGNGMSIGGVVARAEVMNCLDANSISTFGGSPVTMAAGLANLGYLLEHDLQGNARRVGGLLLERLRAIGATVPHVRDVRGRGLMAGIELTHPGTDRAHPEATAAVLEATRAAGLLIGRGGGHDTSVLRIAPPLSLTVAEAEEGAEILEQALRSL, from the coding sequence ATGCCCGACTGGATGGCCCTCTACTACGACCGCCCCCTGGAGATCACCCACGGCGAGGGCCGCCACGTCTGGGACGCCGAAGGCAACCGCTACCTCGACTTCTTCGCCGGCATCCTCACCACCATGACCGCCCACGCCCTCCCCGAGGTCACCAAGGCGGTCGCCGACCAGGCCGGCCGGATCATCCACTCCTCCACCCTCTACCTCAACCGGCCCATGGTCGAGCTCGCCGAGCGCGTCGCCGCGCTCTCCGGCATCCCCGACGCCAGGGTCTTCTTCACCACCTCGGGCACCGAGGCCAACGACGCCGCCCTGCTGCTGGCGACCACGTACCGGCGCTCGAACCAGGTCCTGGCCATGCGCAACAGCTACCACGGCCGTTCCTTCTCGACCGTCTCCATCACCGGCAACCGCGGCTGGTCCCCGACGAGCCTCTCCCCGCTCCAGACCCTCTACGTGCACGGCGCCGTCCGCACCCGCGGCCCCTTCGCCGCCCTGACCGACGCGCAGTTCACCGAGGCGTGCGTCGCCGACCTCCAGGACGTGCTCGGCCAGACCCGCGGCTCGGTGGCCGCCCTGATCGCCGAACCGATCCAGGGCATCGGCGGCTTCACCTCCCCGCCCGACGGCCTGTACGCCGCCTTCCGCGAGGTGCTCGACCGGCACGGCATCCTGTGGATCAGCGACGAGGTGCAGACCGGCTGGGGCCGCACCGGCGACCACTTCTGGGGCTGGCAGGCCCACGCCGAGAACGGCCCGCCCGACATCCTCACCTTCGCCAAGGGCATCGGCAACGGCATGTCCATCGGCGGGGTTGTGGCCCGCGCCGAGGTCATGAACTGCCTCGACGCCAACTCCATCTCCACCTTCGGCGGCTCCCCGGTCACCATGGCCGCCGGCCTCGCCAACCTCGGCTACCTCCTCGAACACGACCTCCAGGGCAACGCCCGCCGGGTCGGCGGACTCCTGCTGGAACGGCTGCGCGCCATCGGCGCCACCGTCCCGCACGTCCGCGACGTCCGCGGCCGCGGCCTGATGGCCGGCATCGAACTCACCCACCCCGGCACCGACCGGGCCCACCCCGAGGCGACCGCCGCCGTACTCGAAGCCACCCGGGCCGCCGGACTGCTGATCGGCCGCGGCGGCGGGCACGACACCAGCGTGCTGCGCATCGCGCCGCCGCTCTCCCTCACCGTCGCCGAGGCGGAAGAAGGCGCCGAAATCCTCGAACAGGCCCTCAGGAGCCTCTAG
- a CDS encoding nitrilase-related carbon-nitrogen hydrolase, whose translation MAHIVRAALVQASWTGDSESMILKHEERAREAARQGAQIIGFQEVFNAPYFCQVQEPEHFRWAEPVPDGPTVRRMQELARETSMVIVVPVFEVEQSGFYYNTAAVIDADGSYLGKYRKHHIPQVRGFWEKYYFRPGNLGWPVFDTAVGKVGVYICYDRHFPEGWRQLGLGGAQLVYNPSATSRSLSSHLWQLEQPASAVANEYFIAAINRVGQEQYGDNDFYGTSYFVDPRGRFVGDTASDKEEELVVRDLDFDLIDEVRTQWAFYRDRRPDAYGGLVQP comes from the coding sequence ATGGCCCACATCGTCCGCGCCGCACTGGTCCAGGCCTCCTGGACCGGCGACAGCGAATCCATGATCCTCAAACACGAGGAACGCGCCCGGGAGGCGGCACGCCAGGGCGCCCAGATCATCGGGTTCCAGGAAGTGTTCAACGCCCCGTACTTCTGCCAGGTCCAGGAGCCGGAGCACTTCCGGTGGGCCGAACCGGTGCCCGACGGCCCGACCGTCCGCCGGATGCAGGAGCTCGCCCGCGAGACGTCCATGGTGATCGTCGTCCCGGTCTTCGAGGTCGAGCAGTCCGGCTTCTACTACAACACCGCGGCCGTCATCGACGCCGACGGAAGCTACCTCGGCAAGTACCGCAAGCACCACATCCCGCAGGTCAGGGGCTTCTGGGAGAAGTACTACTTCCGTCCGGGCAACCTCGGCTGGCCCGTGTTCGACACGGCCGTCGGCAAGGTCGGCGTGTACATCTGCTACGACCGCCACTTCCCGGAAGGGTGGCGCCAGTTGGGCCTGGGCGGCGCCCAGCTCGTCTACAACCCGTCCGCCACCTCCCGCAGCCTCTCCAGCCACCTCTGGCAGCTGGAGCAGCCCGCCTCCGCCGTCGCCAACGAGTACTTCATCGCCGCCATCAACCGGGTCGGCCAAGAGCAGTACGGCGACAACGACTTCTACGGCACGAGCTACTTCGTCGACCCGCGCGGCCGCTTCGTCGGGGACACCGCGAGCGACAAGGAGGAGGAACTCGTCGTCCGCGACCTCGACTTCGACCTGATCGACGAGGTCCGCACCCAGTGGGCGTTCTATCGAGACCGCCGCCCCGACGCCTACGGAGGACTGGTCCAGCCGTGA
- a CDS encoding PPOX class F420-dependent oxidoreductase: MTLEELGRGKYVSLTTFKKDGTPVATPVWAAADGGELFVWTRTDSWKVKRIRNNPRVVLTACDVRGRTVPEAPETAAVARLLDEAGTRRVRKLLARKYTWQFWAVDWPATLARLGRRPHTAIALSPAVNL; the protein is encoded by the coding sequence ATGACCCTGGAAGAGCTCGGCCGCGGCAAGTACGTCAGCCTCACCACCTTCAAGAAGGACGGCACCCCCGTCGCCACGCCCGTGTGGGCCGCCGCCGACGGGGGCGAGCTGTTCGTGTGGACGCGCACCGACTCCTGGAAGGTCAAGCGGATCCGCAACAATCCGCGGGTCGTCCTCACCGCGTGCGACGTCCGGGGCCGGACCGTACCGGAAGCGCCGGAGACGGCCGCCGTCGCCCGGCTGCTCGACGAGGCCGGCACCCGCCGGGTGCGCAAGCTGCTCGCCCGCAAGTACACCTGGCAGTTCTGGGCCGTCGACTGGCCCGCCACGCTCGCCCGGCTGGGTCGCCGACCGCACACCGCAATCGCCCTCTCACCCGCCGTCAACCTTTGA
- a CDS encoding alginate lyase family protein, with translation MSELNASKRLGLGVVGVLLAAGLLLAACAAPDGRAHGKSVTDVDFRHPGVVVGRAQLAHAKKMVAQGAEPWASAHAALAGSRYAAPGYTAHPADVVPCPFDAGPQSCLDERQDAIAAYTHALLWSVTGDTAHARKAVEIMDDWSAVMTGHTGGNAGLQAAWAGATWARAADIVHAGYPAWRAPRVRRFQDMLRTAYLPTVRDQVPAFNGNWELAMTDASIAIAVFLEDQEVFAESLRRFRDRVPAYFYLASDGPRPKAPARAGIDTPDQVKAYWFGQGTYRDGLAQETCRNLMHVGYALAASAHIAETAWLQGVDLYGEEAERLTKAMEFHARHQLGEKAPDWLCGGTVERTMGPDLEVALAHYEGRTGARLPLTRELARRMRPAGTDDLFVAWETLTHATGAVAGASAGAAAGASVGAGGAGTPGAV, from the coding sequence GTGTCTGAACTGAACGCATCCAAGCGACTCGGCCTCGGAGTCGTCGGAGTACTGCTCGCGGCGGGACTTCTCCTCGCCGCCTGCGCCGCACCCGACGGCCGGGCCCACGGCAAGAGCGTCACCGACGTCGACTTCCGCCACCCCGGAGTCGTCGTCGGCCGCGCCCAACTGGCACACGCCAAGAAGATGGTCGCCCAGGGAGCCGAGCCCTGGGCCTCGGCCCACGCGGCGCTCGCCGGGAGCCGGTACGCCGCGCCCGGCTACACCGCCCACCCCGCCGACGTGGTCCCCTGCCCGTTCGACGCGGGACCGCAGTCCTGCCTCGACGAACGCCAGGACGCCATCGCCGCCTACACCCACGCCCTGCTCTGGTCGGTCACCGGCGACACCGCGCACGCCCGCAAGGCCGTCGAGATCATGGACGACTGGTCGGCCGTCATGACCGGGCACACCGGCGGCAACGCCGGACTCCAGGCCGCCTGGGCCGGCGCCACCTGGGCCCGGGCCGCCGACATCGTGCACGCCGGTTACCCGGCCTGGCGGGCCCCGCGGGTCCGGCGCTTCCAGGACATGCTGCGCACGGCCTACCTGCCCACCGTCCGCGACCAGGTCCCCGCCTTCAACGGCAACTGGGAACTGGCCATGACCGACGCCTCCATCGCCATCGCGGTGTTCCTCGAGGACCAGGAGGTCTTCGCCGAGTCGCTGCGCCGCTTCCGGGACCGGGTCCCCGCCTACTTCTACCTCGCCTCCGACGGCCCGCGGCCCAAGGCGCCCGCCCGCGCCGGCATCGACACCCCTGACCAGGTCAAGGCGTACTGGTTCGGCCAGGGCACCTACCGGGACGGCCTTGCCCAGGAGACCTGCCGCAACCTCATGCACGTCGGGTACGCGCTCGCCGCCTCCGCGCACATCGCCGAGACCGCCTGGCTCCAGGGCGTCGACCTGTACGGGGAGGAAGCCGAGCGGCTCACCAAGGCCATGGAGTTCCACGCCCGCCACCAGCTCGGCGAGAAGGCGCCCGACTGGCTGTGCGGCGGCACGGTCGAGCGCACGATGGGCCCTGACCTGGAGGTCGCGCTCGCCCACTACGAGGGCCGCACGGGAGCGCGGCTGCCGCTGACCCGCGAGCTGGCGCGGCGGATGCGGCCGGCCGGCACCGACGACCTGTTCGTGGCCTGGGAGACGCTCACCCACGCGACCGGGGCGGTCGCGGGTGCCTCGGCGGGTGCTGCTGCGGGGGCTTCTGTGGGGGCCGGCGGGGCAGGGACCCCCGGCGCCGTCTGA
- a CDS encoding helix-turn-helix domain-containing protein, with translation MVRTPLTPEERERGERLGLLLREARGGRSMVDVAAQAGLSAETLRKIETGRAPTPAFFTVAALADALGLSMDDLVRRCALLPL, from the coding sequence ATGGTGCGCACCCCCCTGACCCCCGAAGAGCGTGAGCGCGGCGAGCGGCTCGGCCTGCTGCTGCGCGAGGCCCGCGGCGGCCGCAGCATGGTCGACGTCGCCGCCCAGGCCGGACTCTCCGCCGAAACCCTGCGCAAGATCGAGACCGGCCGGGCCCCCACCCCCGCCTTCTTCACCGTGGCCGCGCTCGCCGACGCCCTCGGCCTCTCCATGGACGACCTGGTCCGGCGCTGCGCGCTGCTGCCCCTCTGA
- the map gene encoding type I methionyl aminopeptidase, with the protein MVELKTEQSIARMRDAGRVVARTLQAVREAAAVGVTLTDLDQVARRVLAGAGAGSPFLGYRPSFAPVPFPAVVCASVNDAIVHGIPDGYRLRDGDLVSIDCGAVLDGWVGDAAVSFTVGRARPEDLALIEAAEAALRAGIAAAVPGNRIGDIAHAIGRVCRGAGYGIPDGFGGHGVGRTMHEDPGVPNEGPPGRGTKLRAGMVLAIEPMVIAGGGDDYLTDGDGWTLRTTDGSRAAHAEHTVAITAAGPRILTAL; encoded by the coding sequence ATGGTTGAGTTGAAGACGGAACAGTCCATCGCCCGCATGCGGGACGCCGGCCGGGTCGTGGCCCGCACCCTCCAGGCCGTACGGGAGGCCGCCGCGGTCGGCGTGACCCTCACCGACCTGGACCAGGTGGCGCGGCGGGTACTGGCCGGGGCGGGCGCCGGGTCCCCCTTCCTGGGCTACCGCCCGTCGTTCGCCCCGGTGCCCTTCCCCGCCGTGGTGTGCGCGTCCGTCAACGACGCGATCGTGCACGGCATCCCGGACGGCTACCGGCTGCGCGACGGCGACCTCGTCAGCATCGACTGCGGCGCCGTGCTCGACGGCTGGGTGGGCGACGCGGCCGTCAGCTTCACGGTGGGCCGGGCCCGCCCCGAGGACCTCGCCCTGATCGAGGCGGCCGAGGCGGCCCTGCGCGCGGGCATCGCCGCGGCCGTGCCCGGCAACCGCATCGGCGACATCGCGCACGCCATCGGCCGGGTCTGCCGGGGCGCCGGCTACGGCATCCCGGACGGATTCGGCGGCCACGGCGTGGGCCGCACCATGCACGAGGACCCGGGCGTGCCCAACGAGGGCCCGCCCGGCCGCGGCACGAAGCTGCGCGCCGGCATGGTGCTGGCCATCGAGCCGATGGTGATCGCCGGCGGCGGGGACGACTACCTGACCGACGGCGACGGCTGGACGCTGCGCACCACGGACGGCAGCCGGGCCGCGCACGCCGAGCACACCGTGGCGATCACCGCCGCCGGCCCGAGGATCCTCACCGCCCTGTGA
- the ggt gene encoding gamma-glutamyltransferase gives MRRSRTRSLALLALAAALAATGATAPPTGAAPPAAPARATPPKVPVAVGYGGAVASADADASAAGIAVLRAGGNAVDAAVATAAALGVTEPYSAGIGGGGYFVYYDASRRRVFTVDGRETAPATADAHLFQENGAPIPFAEGQTSGLGVGVPGTPATWRAVLDSWGSRPLRTLLRPAEKLARDGFPVDATFRAQTELNEARFRDFPDTARLFLPGGVLPVVGSTFKNPELADTYAELGRTGTASLYRGRLAGDIVRAVRKPPVDPAATRVVRAGDLTTADLAGYAVKRQDPTRVGYRGLDVYSMAPSSSGGTTVGEALNILERSDLGALSQAQYLHRYIEASRISFADRGRWVGDPAFEDVPTRQLLSQRYADSRGCLIDPARALTSPLAPGDPRHPARCAHTGKAAPTTYEGENTTHLTTADRWGNVVSYTLTIESTGGSAITVPGRGFLLNNELTDFSFAPAAPGVPDPNLPGPGKRPRSSISPTIVLEHGRPVLAVGSPGGATIITTVLQTLIGHLDRGLPLVDAIAAPRASQRNQATTELEPALWNSPLRAELEALGHGFRLNPEIGAATGVQRLRDGRWLAAAETTRRGGGSAMVVRPYGR, from the coding sequence ATGCGCCGCTCCCGCACACGCTCCCTGGCCCTGCTCGCCCTCGCCGCGGCCCTCGCCGCGACGGGTGCGACCGCCCCGCCCACCGGGGCCGCCCCGCCTGCCGCGCCCGCCCGTGCCACCCCGCCGAAGGTGCCGGTCGCCGTCGGCTACGGCGGGGCCGTCGCCAGTGCCGACGCGGACGCCTCCGCCGCGGGCATCGCCGTGCTCCGCGCGGGCGGCAACGCCGTGGACGCCGCCGTCGCCACCGCCGCAGCGCTCGGCGTCACCGAGCCGTACTCGGCGGGCATCGGCGGCGGGGGCTACTTCGTGTACTACGACGCCTCCCGGCGGCGGGTGTTCACCGTCGACGGGCGCGAGACCGCGCCCGCCACCGCGGACGCGCACCTGTTCCAGGAGAACGGCGCGCCCATCCCCTTCGCCGAGGGCCAGACCAGCGGCCTGGGCGTCGGCGTCCCCGGCACCCCCGCGACCTGGCGCGCCGTCCTCGACAGCTGGGGCTCGCGGCCGCTGCGGACCCTGCTGCGGCCCGCCGAGAAGCTGGCCCGCGACGGGTTCCCGGTGGACGCCACCTTCCGCGCCCAGACCGAGCTGAACGAGGCCCGGTTCCGGGACTTCCCCGACACCGCGCGGCTGTTCCTGCCCGGCGGGGTGCTGCCCGTGGTCGGCAGCACCTTCAAGAACCCCGAACTGGCCGACACGTACGCCGAACTGGGCCGTACGGGCACGGCCTCGCTCTACCGCGGCCGGCTCGCCGGGGACATCGTCCGCGCGGTGCGCAAGCCCCCCGTGGACCCGGCCGCCACCCGCGTCGTGCGGGCCGGCGACCTGACCACCGCGGACCTCGCCGGGTACGCCGTCAAGCGCCAGGACCCCACCCGGGTGGGCTACCGCGGGCTGGACGTCTACTCGATGGCCCCCTCGTCCTCGGGCGGCACCACCGTCGGCGAGGCCCTCAACATCCTGGAGCGTTCCGACCTCGGCGCCCTGAGCCAGGCGCAGTACCTGCACCGGTACATCGAGGCCAGCCGGATCTCCTTCGCGGACCGCGGCCGGTGGGTCGGGGACCCCGCGTTCGAGGACGTGCCCACCCGTCAGCTGCTCTCCCAGCGGTACGCCGACTCCCGCGGCTGCCTGATCGACCCGGCCCGCGCCCTGACCAGCCCGCTGGCGCCCGGCGACCCGCGGCACCCGGCGCGCTGCGCGCACACCGGCAAGGCCGCCCCGACCACGTACGAGGGGGAGAACACCACGCACCTGACCACCGCGGACCGCTGGGGCAACGTGGTGTCGTACACGCTGACCATCGAGTCCACCGGCGGCAGCGCGATCACCGTGCCGGGCCGCGGCTTCCTGCTCAACAACGAGCTGACGGACTTCTCCTTCGCCCCGGCGGCGCCCGGCGTGCCCGACCCGAACCTGCCCGGTCCCGGCAAGCGGCCGCGCTCCTCGATCTCCCCGACGATCGTGCTGGAGCACGGCCGTCCGGTGCTCGCCGTGGGCTCCCCGGGGGGCGCGACCATCATCACCACGGTGCTCCAGACCCTGATCGGGCACCTGGACCGCGGCCTGCCGCTGGTCGACGCGATCGCCGCGCCGCGCGCCAGCCAGCGCAACCAGGCCACCACCGAGCTCGAACCGGCCCTGTGGAACAGCCCGCTGCGGGCCGAACTGGAGGCGCTGGGCCACGGCTTCCGGCTGAATCCCGAGATCGGCGCGGCGACCGGCGTGCAGCGCCTCCGGGACGGCCGCTGGCTGGCCGCCGCGGAAACCACCCGGCGCGGCGGCGGCTCCGCGATGGTGGTGCGCCCGTACGGGCGGTAG
- a CDS encoding cytochrome P450: MAPDAPGAAPPPSDGVPDVFDPRIHAAGPPHRAYRLLRDRYPVAWQAEPEVLGWPAGPGFWAVTRHADVVRVLKDARTWSSYLGATQIRDPDPADLPFLRRTMLNQDPYPGPCGSGEPPSDHGRLRRLVSRAFTPARVEAFAGRVRERARTLLAAAREHAEDGAADVVRTVTDEYALLNLTDLLGVPAADRGLLLDWTVRIIGYQDPEDAPAPVLDAAGRPLNPRSPALLGEMFGYARELAAYKRRRPADDVMTVLAGAGLDDAELEMFFFLLTVAGNDTVRSAAPGGLLALAGAPGEYRRLRAGEVGTASAVEELLRVHPPVLSFRRTAAADTELAGQRIARGDKVVVFHAAANHDERVFADPLRLDLGRSPNPHVSFGDGPHVCLGAHFARLQLRTLYEEWLAAMPAPELAGPPRRLVSNFINGLTRLPLRVSAPPR, from the coding sequence ATGGCGCCGGACGCACCCGGGGCGGCGCCACCGCCGTCCGACGGGGTGCCGGACGTCTTCGACCCGCGGATCCACGCCGCCGGGCCGCCACACCGGGCCTACCGGCTGCTGCGCGACCGGTACCCGGTGGCCTGGCAGGCCGAGCCCGAGGTGCTGGGCTGGCCGGCCGGCCCCGGCTTCTGGGCGGTCACCCGGCACGCCGACGTGGTCCGCGTCCTCAAGGACGCCCGCACCTGGTCCTCGTACCTCGGGGCCACCCAGATCCGCGACCCCGACCCGGCCGACCTGCCCTTCCTGCGGCGCACCATGCTCAACCAGGACCCCTACCCGGGGCCCTGCGGCTCCGGGGAGCCCCCCTCCGACCACGGCAGGCTCCGCCGGCTGGTCTCACGGGCCTTCACCCCGGCCCGCGTCGAGGCCTTCGCCGGCAGGGTGCGCGAGCGCGCCCGCACCCTGCTCGCGGCCGCCCGGGAGCACGCCGAGGACGGCGCCGCCGACGTGGTGCGGACCGTCACCGACGAGTACGCGCTGCTCAACCTGACCGACCTGTTGGGCGTACCGGCCGCCGACCGCGGACTGCTCCTCGACTGGACGGTGCGGATCATCGGCTACCAGGACCCCGAGGACGCGCCCGCCCCGGTCCTCGACGCCGCGGGCCGGCCCCTCAACCCGCGCTCGCCCGCCCTGCTCGGCGAGATGTTCGGCTACGCCCGCGAGCTGGCCGCGTACAAGCGCCGGCGCCCGGCGGACGACGTCATGACCGTGCTGGCCGGGGCCGGGCTCGACGACGCCGAACTGGAGATGTTCTTCTTCCTGCTGACCGTCGCCGGCAACGACACCGTGCGCAGCGCCGCCCCCGGCGGACTGCTGGCGCTGGCCGGCGCGCCGGGGGAGTACCGGCGGCTGCGCGCGGGCGAGGTGGGCACGGCGAGCGCCGTCGAGGAACTCCTGCGCGTCCACCCGCCGGTGCTCAGCTTCCGCCGCACCGCGGCCGCCGACACCGAACTCGCGGGACAGCGCATCGCGCGCGGCGACAAGGTGGTCGTCTTCCACGCCGCCGCCAACCACGACGAGCGCGTCTTCGCCGACCCGCTCCGCCTCGACCTCGGCCGCAGTCCGAACCCGCACGTCTCCTTCGGCGACGGGCCGCACGTCTGCCTGGGCGCGCACTTCGCCCGGCTCCAGCTGCGCACCCTGTACGAGGAGTGGCTCGCCGCGATGCCGGCCCCCGAACTCGCGGGCCCGCCGCGCCGGCTGGTCTCCAACTTCATCAACGGTCTGACACGGCTGCCGCTTCGGGTGTCCGCGCCACCGCGGTGA